In Micromonospora sp. NBC_01813, the following are encoded in one genomic region:
- a CDS encoding TIGR02710 family CRISPR-associated CARF protein produces MGSLDEKHARMRRIFRGEEKYGEGTSAEQAQAFRLAEIYDEAVEVARTNSADVERPAVDLLISLSGFSPETTLLAFALTRPARILIITSEGTQKTIDAIWEKLAGKIKFSEARHVTCDPVDPTSIYDIVLKEVRSLLTAGRPPHVIIDITGGKKAMSAGAALAASQLDLPMCYIDSTFDPEIRQALPGSERLCVLPNPTALFGDKDLTAAMAMFRSGVYSGAHALFEKLSESIAEPTQVRFLRDLAALYEAWCNLDVDGLPALIVRVREHLREKRMALAATITQRITKQLEFAEALAGRDGPTMLLNFFLLGEHYRAQGRHDFAALLYYRSIEKAFEERLSSEFGLDPVDPDYTKLGDVDGLAARYAVLTTEVYGEPTPSLPRKIALMDAMLLLCLKDDAVLKRIGWTTPSSISSMRGVVDTRNRSVLAHGTASVSMEQSVQLSGRAGALMRCFWQVYEPNQNITERIETLRFVSEL; encoded by the coding sequence ATGGGAAGCTTGGACGAGAAACACGCCCGCATGCGGCGGATCTTCCGTGGCGAGGAGAAGTACGGCGAGGGCACGTCGGCGGAGCAGGCTCAGGCCTTCCGGTTGGCCGAGATCTACGACGAAGCCGTCGAGGTCGCACGGACCAACTCTGCGGACGTCGAGCGGCCAGCAGTCGATCTGCTGATCAGCCTTTCTGGGTTCTCCCCGGAGACGACGCTGCTCGCCTTCGCGCTGACCCGGCCGGCGAGGATCTTGATCATCACGTCGGAGGGCACCCAGAAGACGATCGACGCGATCTGGGAGAAGCTCGCTGGCAAAATCAAGTTTTCCGAGGCCCGGCATGTGACCTGCGATCCCGTCGATCCGACCAGCATTTATGACATCGTGCTGAAGGAGGTCCGCTCCCTGCTGACCGCTGGGCGGCCGCCGCACGTGATCATCGACATCACTGGCGGGAAGAAGGCGATGAGCGCTGGTGCGGCACTGGCCGCTTCCCAACTGGACCTTCCGATGTGCTACATCGACAGCACTTTCGACCCCGAGATTCGTCAAGCTCTTCCCGGCAGCGAACGGCTGTGTGTACTGCCGAATCCGACGGCACTGTTCGGGGATAAGGACTTAACCGCCGCGATGGCCATGTTCCGCAGCGGCGTGTATTCCGGTGCCCATGCACTGTTCGAGAAGCTGAGCGAGTCGATCGCCGAGCCGACCCAGGTGCGGTTCCTGCGTGACCTCGCCGCTCTGTACGAGGCCTGGTGCAATCTCGATGTCGACGGATTGCCGGCGCTGATCGTTCGCGTTCGGGAGCATCTGCGCGAGAAACGGATGGCACTCGCGGCCACCATCACGCAAAGGATCACGAAGCAACTTGAGTTCGCGGAGGCGCTCGCAGGCCGGGACGGACCGACGATGCTGCTCAACTTCTTCCTTCTAGGCGAGCACTATCGAGCCCAAGGCCGTCATGACTTCGCCGCGCTTCTCTACTACCGCAGCATTGAGAAGGCGTTCGAGGAACGGCTTTCCAGCGAGTTCGGGCTCGACCCAGTCGATCCCGACTACACCAAACTGGGGGATGTGGACGGCCTAGCGGCCCGGTATGCCGTATTGACCACCGAGGTATATGGGGAACCGACACCCTCCCTACCCCGCAAGATCGCGCTGATGGATGCAATGCTCCTACTCTGCCTCAAGGACGACGCGGTGTTGAAGCGGATTGGTTGGACGACGCCGTCCTCAATCAGCAGCATGCGTGGTGTCGTTGACACCCGTAACCGGTCAGTTCTCGCCCATGGCACCGCATCGGTGTCAATGGAACAGAGTGTTCAACTCAGCGGGCGAGCCGGTGCACTGATGCGGTGCTTTTGGCAAGTCTACGAACCAAACCAAAATATCACCGAGCGTATCGAGACGCTACGGTTCGTCAGCGAGCTTTGA
- a CDS encoding winged helix-turn-helix domain-containing protein yields the protein MGALLSDTRRSITSWCRRHTLGGDGAVAARRRGSPTGAAGGLTPEQELDLIDLLRGRWPEDHALDDELWSRRTVAILIERRFGLTLSPTDVGHYLDAWGLAPRRPAERACGLCVDAVNEWVDRAYPEVLRAARDHRTDLWWLGRTRLHGTSPAADVLSAASVRGQIRFMILTPSIDPPLPREFLLRLCGPDRRGAHLVVDGSWANSELPRRLPRSIVTHLLPSCARPARAA from the coding sequence GTGGGGGCACTTCTAAGCGATACTCGGAGATCGATCACGAGCTGGTGCCGACGGCACACACTCGGCGGTGACGGCGCGGTGGCGGCCCGCCGTCGCGGATCACCCACCGGTGCCGCTGGCGGGCTGACACCGGAACAGGAACTCGACCTCATCGACCTGCTGCGCGGCCGCTGGCCGGAGGATCACGCGCTGGACGACGAGCTGTGGAGCCGCCGTACCGTCGCGATCCTGATCGAACGACGGTTCGGGCTGACGCTGAGCCCGACCGACGTCGGCCACTACCTGGACGCCTGGGGGTTGGCACCCCGGCGGCCGGCGGAACGCGCCTGCGGGCTCTGCGTCGACGCGGTCAACGAGTGGGTCGACCGGGCCTACCCGGAGGTGCTGCGGGCCGCCCGCGACCACCGTACGGACCTGTGGTGGCTGGGGCGGACCCGGCTGCACGGCACCTCGCCGGCCGCCGACGTGCTGTCGGCCGCCTCGGTACGCGGCCAGATCCGCTTCATGATCCTGACCCCGTCGATCGACCCGCCGCTGCCGCGCGAGTTCCTGCTACGGCTCTGCGGCCCGGACCGGCGCGGCGCGCACCTCGTCGTCGACGGCTCCTGGGCGAACTCGGAACTCCCCCGGCGGCTGCCCCGCAGCATCGTCACGCACCTGCTGCCGAGCTGCGCCCGACCGGCCCGCGCCGCCTGA
- a CDS encoding DUF305 domain-containing protein, with protein sequence MSDTGHDRPADPQPPTEPPTADGPPTARPSRGTGFGTAWLAAAVVIGLLLGYAAGLLTPGLFTPGEDSPEAGFARDMSTHHAQAVELSMIALERSGNPAVRTLASDIALTQQGQIGVMQTWLREWSLQPTGTEPRMAWMQTSGEWAIVDGLMPGMATDAERAELREASGVDVDRLYLSLMLTHHLGGIHMADGVLELSDDENVHWLAESMVSGQQKEIELIRTLQSQVGG encoded by the coding sequence ATGAGCGACACCGGCCACGACCGGCCGGCGGATCCGCAGCCACCAACGGAGCCGCCGACGGCTGACGGGCCGCCGACGGCCCGGCCGAGCCGTGGCACCGGGTTCGGCACCGCCTGGCTGGCCGCCGCCGTCGTGATCGGTCTGCTCCTCGGGTACGCCGCCGGTCTGCTCACCCCGGGTCTGTTCACCCCCGGCGAGGACTCGCCGGAGGCCGGTTTCGCCCGGGACATGTCGACCCATCACGCGCAGGCGGTCGAGTTGTCAATGATCGCCCTGGAGCGCAGCGGGAACCCGGCGGTACGCACCCTGGCCAGCGACATCGCGCTGACCCAGCAGGGCCAGATCGGCGTGATGCAGACCTGGCTGCGGGAGTGGAGTCTGCAGCCGACCGGCACCGAGCCCCGGATGGCCTGGATGCAGACCAGCGGCGAATGGGCCATCGTCGACGGGCTGATGCCCGGGATGGCCACCGACGCCGAGCGGGCCGAGTTGCGCGAGGCGTCCGGCGTCGACGTCGACCGGCTCTACCTGTCGTTGATGCTCACCCATCACCTGGGCGGCATCCACATGGCCGACGGGGTGCTCGAGCTGTCCGACGACGAGAACGTGCACTGGCTGGCCGAGTCGATGGTGAGCGGGCAGCAGAAGGAGATCGAGTTGATCCGTACCCTGCAGTCCCAGGTCGGCGGCTGA
- a CDS encoding transposase domain-containing protein — protein sequence MVDGVPAMTRRTEIRLQLLPARVVVYLLLAGCLFAELGWFRASNTQRRQLSPYGRAGSDCSGA from the coding sequence ATGGTCGATGGCGTCCCGGCCATGACTAGGCGTACCGAGATCCGGCTGCAGCTGTTGCCGGCCCGGGTCGTGGTGTACCTGCTTCTTGCCGGGTGCCTGTTCGCGGAGTTGGGCTGGTTTCGGGCCAGCAACACACAGCGGCGTCAGCTGTCGCCATACGGTCGTGCTGGGTCAGACTGTTCGGGTGCATGA
- a CDS encoding AAA domain-containing protein, which translates to MRIAEILLSTQQRLTLPDGTTLDQVVDDMAGGIWIARYPSSGQQGPRTYRLGGSRFEARVRRRKGQSSGAWLAEVTAIEVTSSMPRRYDRIVPAVVSFEPNYRELAFDMEDLLRHLEQWRQIHQGRVGAPASEQLKRTVHLEYARLKRLLEIVEQRPEVAEQTVSGVVLSVEEGLDGADTVVLDVKPATDLADFDRRRVTITASNGVTVNTNVRRIRAGRIAVRQPGNWLPDRGTEVTVNLVKPFGMRQNALALKSFLNGEVEGSWDDLARLLCQAHGLTAQEPLALPTRFFCDDSDSSAPLNDEQRRAVAGAVSTPHAFLVQGPPGTGKTEVICETVRQLVARGERVLLLAPTHVAVDEVLGRIGHKPGVRPLRITWDDDRVHESVRDYLEPNVGAGLTGLVARPAKGARDPLWAAELIEVEERIQDARRAISAIADKRRQAIALAHTRVALAAAAERLNLSRSRADQELGTLNQAAKLATARVDAVASALSRAVRTHGDLLTTARPILEPLPPLARSWQAAMRVASTAASALDAVNKELDRATGLLNHSVAEARNDLARAGLDNHAVMARLEDALAELRRAQLDLDNAVSHQNQLGRMLTAMNLGRVTAARRRADEAEAAVTYWRNRSRSATDWQRTAESHMAAVEALCTNDVVAARERASNARLQMDAAVRQSTLRWTRLAEAAGDAQPAMTEVADMNERRRVAAFLAGTVPALLAGKPPVGADHGTLAALGSVAQIAGQLSQAVTDLVAAGREQRSALEDQTWCQRELEVRRDRIESSLAAAEQDFTATQSRYDAAVERVEKISRILAGRSEDPADHSRDIEQLERRLHVLQRLPALHQRWYELTSGQSDDLLLADIRESLVRAANLVCATTKGIVGRGSQVVRYADYDTLIVDEASRVTESEFLIGATRARRWILVGDEHQLPPHVDQRDEHFLHALTALHRFHRGAGESLEASVQYLAQVWAEDEELHKFRAESVLAVAEDLSSSGLWATSFRDPFESAYLRVQSSGNRNDPDRQVLTAMLRHLVSRVVSGFVV; encoded by the coding sequence ATGAGGATCGCGGAAATCCTGCTGTCCACACAGCAGAGACTGACTCTACCGGATGGCACCACGCTGGATCAGGTAGTCGACGACATGGCCGGAGGAATCTGGATCGCTCGATACCCTTCGTCGGGACAGCAGGGTCCTCGGACCTACCGGCTCGGCGGCTCCCGATTCGAGGCCCGAGTCCGACGTCGGAAGGGTCAGTCGTCGGGTGCCTGGCTGGCCGAGGTGACGGCCATCGAGGTGACGTCCTCGATGCCTCGCCGGTATGACCGCATCGTGCCGGCCGTCGTCTCCTTCGAGCCGAACTATCGCGAGCTCGCCTTCGACATGGAAGATCTCCTCAGACATCTGGAACAATGGCGCCAGATCCACCAGGGCCGCGTCGGGGCGCCCGCTTCCGAACAGCTCAAACGCACGGTCCACCTGGAATACGCCCGACTGAAGCGGCTCCTGGAGATCGTTGAGCAACGTCCGGAAGTCGCCGAACAAACCGTTTCGGGCGTCGTCCTCTCCGTCGAGGAGGGCCTCGACGGAGCGGACACGGTGGTTCTCGACGTCAAGCCCGCCACGGACCTGGCCGACTTCGACCGCCGCCGGGTGACGATCACCGCCTCGAACGGCGTCACGGTGAACACCAACGTCCGACGAATCCGCGCCGGGCGGATCGCGGTCCGGCAACCCGGTAACTGGTTGCCGGACCGCGGGACCGAAGTGACCGTCAATCTCGTCAAACCATTCGGGATGCGACAGAATGCTCTTGCCCTCAAGAGCTTTCTCAATGGCGAGGTGGAGGGCTCCTGGGACGATTTGGCCCGCTTGTTGTGTCAGGCCCATGGCCTCACTGCCCAGGAACCGCTCGCGTTGCCCACGCGGTTCTTCTGCGATGACAGTGACAGCAGCGCGCCCTTGAACGACGAGCAGCGGCGCGCTGTCGCCGGGGCGGTGTCGACCCCGCACGCGTTCCTGGTGCAGGGTCCGCCGGGAACTGGCAAGACCGAGGTCATCTGTGAGACCGTCAGGCAACTGGTCGCACGGGGCGAGCGGGTGCTGCTCCTGGCACCGACTCATGTCGCTGTCGACGAGGTGCTGGGCAGGATCGGGCACAAGCCCGGCGTCCGGCCGCTTCGCATTACCTGGGACGACGACCGGGTGCACGAGTCCGTCCGCGACTACCTCGAGCCCAATGTCGGCGCCGGTCTGACGGGCCTCGTTGCCCGACCCGCGAAGGGTGCCCGCGACCCGCTGTGGGCCGCAGAGCTGATTGAGGTCGAAGAGCGCATCCAGGATGCTCGGCGAGCGATCTCCGCCATCGCGGACAAGCGCCGTCAGGCGATTGCCCTGGCCCACACGCGGGTCGCGCTCGCGGCGGCCGCCGAACGCCTCAATCTCAGCCGCTCCCGGGCCGATCAGGAGTTGGGCACTCTGAATCAGGCGGCGAAGTTGGCGACAGCGCGCGTCGACGCTGTCGCTAGCGCCCTGAGCCGAGCCGTTCGCACTCACGGTGACCTGCTCACGACGGCTCGTCCGATACTCGAGCCGCTGCCCCCGCTCGCGCGGAGCTGGCAGGCTGCAATGCGAGTGGCCTCGACCGCCGCGAGCGCTCTCGACGCCGTGAACAAAGAACTTGACCGGGCAACAGGGCTGCTGAACCACAGTGTGGCAGAGGCGAGGAACGACCTAGCACGGGCCGGCCTGGATAACCACGCTGTGATGGCACGGCTGGAGGACGCCCTGGCTGAGTTGCGGCGGGCGCAGCTGGACCTGGACAACGCGGTCTCCCATCAGAACCAGCTCGGGCGGATGCTGACGGCAATGAATCTCGGTCGCGTCACTGCCGCCCGCCGCCGAGCGGACGAGGCAGAGGCAGCGGTCACCTACTGGCGGAACCGGTCACGCTCAGCCACGGACTGGCAGCGCACGGCCGAAAGTCACATGGCCGCTGTCGAGGCCCTCTGCACCAACGATGTCGTGGCCGCACGCGAACGTGCCAGCAACGCTCGACTGCAGATGGATGCGGCTGTGCGGCAGAGCACCTTGCGATGGACCCGGCTCGCGGAGGCTGCCGGCGACGCTCAGCCTGCCATGACAGAGGTAGCTGACATGAACGAGAGGCGGAGAGTCGCTGCGTTTCTAGCCGGAACGGTTCCGGCTCTCCTCGCCGGGAAGCCGCCAGTAGGCGCGGACCATGGGACGCTGGCCGCGCTCGGATCGGTCGCTCAGATTGCCGGGCAGCTGTCACAGGCAGTGACGGATCTCGTTGCGGCAGGCCGGGAGCAGCGATCCGCCCTGGAAGACCAGACCTGGTGCCAGCGGGAGCTGGAGGTGAGAAGAGACCGCATCGAGAGCTCGCTTGCCGCCGCTGAGCAGGATTTCACCGCGACTCAGAGCCGCTACGATGCCGCAGTCGAACGAGTCGAGAAGATCAGCCGGATCCTTGCCGGGAGGTCCGAGGATCCAGCGGACCACAGCCGGGACATTGAGCAGCTCGAGCGTCGCCTACACGTACTACAACGACTTCCCGCACTGCACCAGCGATGGTACGAGTTGACCAGCGGCCAGTCCGATGACCTGCTCTTGGCCGACATCCGCGAGTCGCTGGTCCGAGCCGCGAACCTTGTGTGTGCCACCACCAAAGGAATCGTCGGACGAGGCAGCCAGGTCGTCCGGTACGCCGACTACGACACCCTAATCGTCGATGAGGCGAGCCGGGTGACCGAGAGCGAGTTCCTCATCGGCGCCACACGGGCGCGACGGTGGATTCTCGTGGGCGACGAGCACCAACTTCCCCCGCATGTCGATCAGCGGGACGAGCATTTCCTGCACGCCCTGACCGCTCTGCATCGCTTCCACCGCGGCGCCGGTGAGAGCCTCGAAGCCTCCGTGCAATACCTGGCACAGGTCTGGGCCGAAGACGAGGAGCTCCACAAGTTCCGAGCCGAGAGTGTGCTGGCCGTCGCGGAGGACCTAAGTTCCAGCGGTTTGTGGGCCACAAGCTTTCGGGACCCTTTCGAATCGGCGTACCTTCGCGTCCAGTCATCCGGCAACCGAAACGATCCGGACCGGCAGGTACTCACTGCCATGCTTCGCCACCTAGTGTCGCGTGTCGTAAGTGGTTTTGTGGTTTAG
- a CDS encoding DUF3105 domain-containing protein encodes MSISTQGGENRRPSVVSTGKPAAGGKPKAEEKAGGKPAAGKAGGAGAARSAGGNRPGGKPGTAAKGGKGPRKPLKSVKVNQERNWGPIALMVAVGVLATGIVGYGAWAVSQEAQSWQDRASDITGLVNYRDANPAALEPMAGKQSHEWGALEYEIQPPVGSSHNPNWQNCMGDVYAAPIASEHAVHSMEHGAVWVTYQDSLPADQVETLASKVRGNEYTMMSPFEGLESPISLQAWGYQLAVDDVNDPRIDEFIRALRQNATVEPQAICSGGITATGTTPRDLGQQEQAMDGAGS; translated from the coding sequence ATGAGCATCAGCACCCAGGGTGGCGAGAACCGCCGTCCGTCCGTGGTCAGCACCGGCAAGCCGGCGGCCGGCGGCAAGCCGAAGGCTGAGGAGAAGGCCGGCGGTAAGCCGGCGGCCGGCAAGGCCGGTGGAGCCGGGGCCGCCAGGTCTGCCGGCGGGAACCGTCCCGGCGGCAAACCGGGCACCGCAGCCAAGGGCGGCAAAGGCCCCCGTAAGCCACTCAAATCAGTCAAGGTGAACCAGGAGCGCAACTGGGGGCCGATCGCGCTGATGGTCGCGGTCGGCGTACTGGCCACCGGCATCGTCGGCTACGGCGCCTGGGCGGTCTCCCAGGAGGCCCAGTCGTGGCAGGACCGCGCGTCGGACATCACCGGGCTGGTCAACTACCGCGATGCCAACCCGGCGGCGCTGGAGCCGATGGCCGGCAAGCAGTCGCACGAGTGGGGCGCGCTGGAGTACGAGATCCAGCCGCCGGTCGGCAGCAGTCACAACCCGAACTGGCAGAACTGCATGGGCGACGTCTACGCCGCGCCGATCGCCAGCGAGCACGCCGTACACAGCATGGAGCACGGCGCGGTCTGGGTGACCTACCAGGATTCCCTGCCCGCCGACCAGGTCGAGACCCTGGCCAGCAAGGTACGCGGCAACGAGTACACCATGATGAGCCCGTTCGAGGGCCTGGAGTCGCCGATCTCGTTGCAGGCCTGGGGTTACCAGTTGGCCGTGGACGACGTCAACGACCCGCGGATCGACGAGTTCATCCGGGCGCTGCGGCAGAACGCGACCGTCGAGCCGCAGGCGATTTGCTCCGGCGGGATCACCGCGACCGGCACCACCCCGCGTGACCTCGGCCAGCAGGAGCAGGCCATGGACGGCGCCGGGTCGTGA
- a CDS encoding C-terminal helicase domain-containing protein, with amino-acid sequence MQTLRLDQNRRPDPHQSKPRKDFRHGTLVQSLFQRVAPRVPAGLRQQLVWQRRMIEPLARIVAQPVYRGRYRTPPAADLAAIGLTPLVLAETLTKPVTFVDTSHFRDSGDTPQDHGFVNEREQHFVERICRLYNEDLGRSGSKPVTVSVLAFYRAQAQQLSRRLRRLDLPHLQWEVIDVIDRIQGQQSDLVIISFTRAHTGRIGPGYGQWLQDIRRLNVAFTRARRALVFVGHGPTLSALGAHSADAEPSPARIFYENLFSLVDQDDDFMRVRRL; translated from the coding sequence ATGCAAACCCTTCGCCTGGACCAAAACCGCCGACCAGATCCTCACCAAAGCAAACCGCGAAAAGACTTCAGACACGGGACACTAGTGCAGAGCCTGTTCCAGCGGGTGGCTCCCCGGGTTCCCGCCGGCTTGCGGCAGCAACTCGTCTGGCAGCGGCGCATGATCGAACCACTGGCCCGGATCGTTGCCCAACCGGTCTATAGAGGGCGATACCGTACGCCGCCCGCCGCTGATCTCGCAGCGATCGGGCTGACTCCGCTGGTGCTCGCCGAGACGCTGACGAAACCGGTGACGTTCGTCGACACCAGCCACTTTAGGGACTCCGGTGATACGCCACAGGACCACGGCTTCGTCAACGAACGAGAGCAGCACTTCGTGGAACGTATCTGCCGCCTGTACAACGAAGATCTCGGGCGAAGTGGGTCCAAACCCGTCACTGTCAGCGTTCTGGCGTTCTACCGGGCTCAGGCACAACAACTGTCGCGTCGGCTACGCAGACTGGACCTGCCACACCTTCAGTGGGAGGTCATCGACGTGATCGACCGTATTCAGGGCCAGCAGAGCGATCTGGTCATCATCAGCTTCACCAGGGCACACACCGGGCGAATCGGCCCAGGGTACGGCCAGTGGCTGCAAGACATCCGCCGCCTCAACGTCGCCTTCACCCGAGCACGTCGCGCCCTCGTATTCGTCGGTCATGGCCCTACTCTCAGCGCGCTCGGCGCCCACTCCGCCGACGCAGAGCCCAGTCCCGCGCGGATCTTCTACGAGAACCTCTTCAGCCTCGTCGACCAGGACGACGACTTCATGCGAGTTCGCCGGCTATGA
- the argS gene encoding arginine--tRNA ligase has protein sequence MTPANLAEIIRAAARSVFADRDLDLSLLPDVVTVERPRNPEHGDYASNLALQLAKRVGTPPRELAAALAAALSAVDGISSVEIAGPGFLNIRLDSAAAGALARTVVEAGRAYGHSTHLAGQRLNLEFVSANPTGPVHIGGSRWAAVGDSLARILQATGADVGTEYYVNDAGAQIDRFANSLLAAMRGEPTPDDGYAGAYIADIAGIIVGKHPQVRDLDDDAARELFRVEGVALMLDEIKSSLAAFGTHFDTYFHEKDLHARGELEHALTRLREQGRVVERDGATWLRTTDFGDDKDRVLRKSSGEWTYFAADCAYYLDKRERGFDRIVMMLGADHHGYIGRLRAMAACFGDDPDATLEILIGQMVNLVREGAPVRMSKRAGTVVTLEDLVESIGVDAARYALARYSSDSPIDIDVERWTRAKNDNPVFYVQYVAARTASVARNAADVGLERGDPTAFRPELLDHDKENELLKAIGEFPGVVASAAELREPHRVARYLEELAGAYHRFYDKCRIMPLGDEEITDRHRARLWLNDATRTVIANGLDLLGVSAPERM, from the coding sequence GTGACTCCCGCCAATCTCGCCGAGATCATCCGCGCCGCGGCCCGGTCGGTCTTCGCCGACCGTGACCTCGATCTATCTTTGCTCCCCGACGTGGTCACCGTCGAGCGTCCGCGCAACCCGGAGCACGGCGACTACGCCTCGAACCTCGCCCTGCAGCTCGCCAAGCGCGTCGGCACGCCGCCCCGCGAGCTGGCCGCCGCCCTGGCGGCGGCGCTCAGCGCGGTCGACGGAATCAGCTCGGTGGAGATCGCCGGCCCGGGGTTCCTGAACATCCGGCTCGACTCGGCCGCCGCCGGGGCGCTGGCCCGCACCGTGGTCGAGGCCGGCCGGGCGTACGGCCACAGCACCCACCTGGCCGGACAGCGGCTCAACCTGGAGTTCGTCTCGGCCAACCCGACCGGGCCGGTGCACATCGGCGGCAGCCGGTGGGCCGCCGTCGGCGACTCGTTGGCCCGGATCCTGCAGGCCACCGGTGCCGACGTCGGCACCGAGTACTACGTCAACGACGCCGGCGCGCAGATCGACCGGTTCGCCAACTCGCTGCTGGCCGCGATGCGCGGCGAGCCGACCCCGGACGACGGCTACGCCGGGGCGTACATCGCCGACATCGCCGGCATCATCGTCGGCAAACATCCGCAGGTGCGCGACCTCGACGACGACGCCGCCCGCGAGCTGTTCCGCGTCGAGGGCGTCGCGTTGATGCTCGACGAGATCAAATCGTCGCTGGCCGCCTTCGGCACGCACTTCGACACGTACTTCCACGAGAAGGACCTGCACGCCCGTGGTGAGCTTGAGCACGCGCTGACCCGGCTGCGGGAGCAGGGCCGCGTCGTCGAGCGCGACGGCGCGACCTGGCTGCGGACCACCGACTTCGGCGACGACAAGGACCGGGTGCTGCGCAAGTCCAGCGGCGAGTGGACCTACTTCGCCGCCGACTGCGCCTACTACCTGGACAAGCGGGAGCGCGGCTTCGACCGGATCGTGATGATGCTCGGCGCCGACCACCACGGCTACATCGGCCGGCTGCGGGCGATGGCCGCCTGTTTCGGCGACGACCCGGACGCCACCCTGGAGATCCTGATCGGGCAGATGGTGAACCTGGTACGCGAGGGGGCGCCGGTGCGGATGTCCAAGCGGGCCGGCACCGTGGTCACCCTGGAGGACCTGGTCGAGTCGATCGGGGTGGACGCCGCCCGGTACGCGCTGGCCCGCTACTCGTCCGACTCGCCGATCGACATCGACGTGGAGCGGTGGACCCGGGCCAAGAACGACAACCCGGTCTTCTACGTGCAGTACGTCGCTGCCCGGACCGCCAGCGTGGCCCGCAACGCCGCCGACGTCGGCCTCGAACGCGGTGACCCGACGGCGTTCCGCCCCGAGCTGCTCGACCACGACAAGGAGAACGAGCTGCTCAAGGCGATCGGCGAGTTCCCCGGCGTGGTCGCCTCCGCCGCCGAGCTGCGCGAGCCGCACCGGGTCGCCCGCTACCTGGAGGAACTCGCCGGGGCGTACCACCGGTTCTACGACAAGTGCCGGATCATGCCACTGGGCGACGAGGAGATCACCGACCGGCACCGGGCCCGGCTGTGGCTCAACGACGCCACCCGTACGGTGATCGCCAACGGTCTCGACCTGCTCGGCGTCTCGGCGCCCGAGCGGATGTGA